In the genome of Populus nigra chromosome 19, ddPopNigr1.1, whole genome shotgun sequence, the window AGCTTGCAGCTTCTCAATATCTCCCTTATAACTAGATTCAACTGCTTGTCCATCCCTTCACTGTAAAGTGCTTTAACCAGAGCAATGGTGGTCACAGTATGAGGAATGAAACCAAAATCAACCATTTCCTTGTAGAGTTTATGTGCCTTGTGAACATTTCCATCTCTGCAATGACCATGTATAATGACATTATAAACCGCTTCATTTGGCTTCTGGTTTCTCTTAATCATGGATTCAAAAACTTGATCTGCTTCGTTCATCAAACCCTTCATACAGAATCCCTTTATGAGAGCCACGACACTCTTAAATTCAATATCACTACAACTTTCTATCAGTGTATCATATGTTATGCCATTTGGGATAGACTCGTCGTAAAACAACTTAAGCAGGAGCCTCTTTGCCTCCCTTGTTCGAGCTTGCTTGTTTAGTCCATTAATAAGCACATTGTAGGTGACTGCATCTGGTAGAAAgcccttttttatcatttcatcatGCAAATTAAGAGCCTCATTCAAATCTCCTTCTTTACAATAACCATTAATCAAGCTTGTATAAGTGAATTCATCAGGAAGCAGACTCTTATTCAACATCTCTTGGAACAGATCACAAGCTTCATTCAGTCTTCTCTGCTCACAGAGACCTTGGATAAGCGATGAGTAGGTAATGGCATCAGGTGAAACACCCTTCTCAACCATCTCCGCATTCATTTGAAATGCCCTGTCCAACTCTTGGTATCGACAAAATCCAGCTATGATAGTACTGTAACTTACAACATCTGGGGACAAACCTTTACCCTCCATACCTCGTAACAATCCTATGGCCTCCTCCATCCTTCCCAAAACACAATGTCCATTTAAAAGGGCATTATAAGTTACAATTGTGGGCGGGAAACCACTTCTAATCATTTCATCCCAAATACGGCAAGCCTCATCCATGAATCCCTTTTGTGAAAACCCATTGATCAATGATGTGTACGTTACTCCATTCGGACGAAGACCTCTAACATGCATCTGATCAAAAAACTCCATTGCTCGGTTCAAATTCCCAGCCTTACACATAGTATTAATCAACGACGTATATGTAACAACATCAGGGGACAATCCATTCCTCAACATCTCTGAATGCAAAACAAGCGCTTGGTGAAAATTACCCACTTTGCAATATCCATTTACAAGTGTATTATAAGTCACCCCATCAGGAGCAAAACCCTTGCGATCCATCTCTGCAAGAACCCCACTCGTCTCCTCTATCCTCCCTACTCTGCACAATCCATTAATCACCATATTATACGTAAGCAAGTTTGGCTCCAAACCTTCCAACCCCATCGACCTCAACAATTTAAACGCCTCATCTATCCTCTTCAACTTACAATATGCACCAATTACAGTATTATATGTAACCACATTCGGCAAACATCCATTTCTCTCCATTTCTTCAAAAAACCTCAACCCCATTTCCAAATTCCCCGCTGCATAGAAACCccttatcaaaatattataactgAATACATTCAAAGAAACCCCACTTGCGATCATTTCCCTGTACACTTTCTCAGCAAATCTAACTGGTTTTCTACACCTAACTATTGAATCCAAAATTGCATTATATGACAAAACACCAGGCATAAACCCATTAAGCTTGGCTAAATCAACGATATTCAAAgccttttcaataaaatttaggtAAGAACAAGATTTTACTACTAAATCAAAAACAGCAGAGCTTGAATTACACATAAAGTAAGTATCTTTAAGACATTGAAAGAAATAATTACCCTTCTCATCAACAGAATTTTCAGCCAAGTCCTGAGCCAGATTTTGGGCTGTTTTATAGAGCTTGAATTTGGTTAAAATGTGAAGGGCAATGCATTTACAGTGGGGGTTAAAGAATTGGTGGGGTTTAGCAAAGTTAATGaattttagggttagggttcgATCATTTTGGGTTTGGAGAAGCAAATATGAAGCTAATGCAGGGGTTATTTGGGAAGATATCGAATTTAAGTGGTATGGATAGCGTTTGAGGAGGGTTAGGGCTTTTTCTGCTAAAAGGGCATCTGTGGGTGAAGAGAGAGTAGACAAAGAACGGTAGATTTGGAGTCTGGGTAGGGACATTTTGGGAATTTGGAGAATTTAGGGTTTTGCAGTGAGCGGAGAGAAGAACCAGTGAAGAGGTTGATTGATGGAGCTCTGATTTTTAACTGAAGGGTTTAAGAGAagtttccctctctctctctctctctctctacgaACGACGAGTATTCAAGCTGTAACTTGTTtagattttagtattttttttaagtcttaATAGTAATTATGAGCGAAAAATATGAATCAATtggcacaaaaataaaatctgagCGAAAAATATGCCAACAACTCCTAGAATTTTTTTGTCGAAATACCTTAAAGTTGCTATAgagtaattattaataattttacttcacaagaaaaataaatacaagaaagaaagaaacaagaaataaaataaaattttttttgagactagatagaaatattcttatattttttatgagtaaaataaaattttctcttttattatcaattttttttttaaatgaacttATAAAGTAATGGCAGCTATTCctagaatattttaaattttttcagtcCTTGCTTCTTCAAAAAGAAGTAGCTGTTCATTTATTCACagcaaaatatctttttaagatTAACTATGatacattaacaaaatatgCGAGGAGGTATTTAAATTATTGTGAATTATAAtagtaaattgataattttatattttgtcaaataTGGAAGACTAAGCATAGAAGTAAAAgggttttttcttgtaattaatttgtcattttttttttcaacagggtataaagatatttttctatttttttcagaaCAATAAAATACATTCATTTTCCTTAAAAGCAAGATTCAATTAATTGATTtctaggggttttttttttttgagatttcacATTTTTTGCAATAAAATTACCAACTTGCccttagaattaaatttaactcGGGCTTGCTCTATGGGCAACTTTAGATTTTCATTTTGACTTTTATGTTATAACCAGATTAGTATAGaggtaaattgatattttgtattaattaaaaattattaagtttttaaaattgtcaGGTTCATGCCGTGCATGTGGTTGTGCGTGAAAGGGTTTCTTCATGCTTTAATGGCACGAACAATGTCCTCCGGTGGGGAAAGATTATCTTCCGTTATGTTATTACATTCCTTATTATATCCATCACCGGTGGGTGTTCAGTGTTTCTGGATTTTGACcggaatcaattttttttttcttgaaatttacaTATGACAATTAAAACTTCTGAGTGGTCCCTTTGTTAGGGATATTTGAGTGTCAAtcattaattcttttgatttattatttttatttttatttttttataggtttttgttttgtttttaattttatcatttaattttaatttttttgttttttgtttttcatattcgatcatggttttttttcttcatttttcttttatctcttttataaatatttaattgttttcaattccatccttaaattaaaatgtttaattttggtccttattttttgaGGTGGTatcttcttttaattcttttgcaaacttgatttttcttttcaatttagccatttaatctaaaattatcCACCTTTACAaaattaatccttatttttttaattgttatgttatgtttttttgtgtgatttaatgtttttttttttaattttatcatttgacatttaattttttaaaatttggatttCATGGTTTCTTTTAGATTTGAAGCTTTTAATTAAATGAGTACTTAGGTCATGAATTTAtaattcctaattttttttgaatttttattttattttattatttaatattaattttttaaaaaaatagggttcacagttttttctttgtttttggatGTCATAATATGTCCTGGCTTTCACGGTTTAACttagatagatttttttttttttttcaatttgggtATATGATCTTTTCCGTCTGTCTTTATCAATTTCTAAAGTAAATATTCCTGTACTATATAAACCAGCGGCAATGGACAAGGGAGACAAGGCGGCGGCAGAAATACCATCGGAGATCATTACTGATATTATTGTACGACTACCCATCATCAAGGGCATTATCAACTGTTCAAGCGTTTGCAAAGTTTGGCACAATCTGATCTTCGGCCAGCCTTATTTTGCCGACATGCATCTAAGAAGGTCTTCTTCACATGAAACCCTACGATTTTCATTGCTTGTAAGTTGTATGATCGTATTAGTAATTTTACAGCAGATCGCTATAGCTTGCTGGTAGAGTTaatgaacaacaaaattatCCTTACTTGTCATTGAAGCCTCTATAAAACCAACTTGGATATTTGGAACGACAACAGTAACCTCCGCAAATGGTTGTTACCTTCAGTGGGTTCGTGCAATTCTTTATTTCTATGAAAAACTCTGTCCTGATAGTTATCTATGGTATCCAATCCGAAGAGGGTTAGTTGTTCTCCCCAAAGCCGAGGAAAATACATGTACCACACAAGTATATATGTGGATATGGATATTGCAGAGAGACAAGCCAGCACAAGGTTTTACGTATTGTGGAAAAGCCAAGATCATGGAGAAGAATAGGATTTGTTCCATATTCGTACTATGATAATGTATTCTTGGTCACTTTCAATGGAGTTATGTATTAGTTTGTTGCATACACCGAAATTCTTTTTGATCAGATTTGTTCTTTTAGAATCCGTAAACAGCAAAATCGACAAATTTCCTACCATCCCAACTTGTAACTTCAGAACTGCTCCATTGACCTTGCGAGTTGTTAAAGATTGCCTGGTTGTATGCCATCTATTAGAATCTTTATGGCTTGTACCAAGAAAACTTTTGAGATTTTATTCATATATAGCAAGGAACATCACCAGAAGCTTAGGATTAATTAACTGCGTCATCGACTCGTAGACAAATTAAATTGGAACAGGCAATCACTTTCCAAGCTTTATTTCTCCTATGGGTGTTAAGAAGGTTAAAAACTTCACAAGAAGCTGAGGATCCATGTGTTAGGTCACTACTAACTACGCTACGTAAAGAAATGATGGAAATTGGATAGCCCTAGACGAAGACCATGGTGTGCTAGTATGAAATCATAATTGAATATCCATGAATGAAGCAAAGTCGAAGGCTAAATAAACACAACCATGTATTAACTGCAATAATTAAGAGCAAGATTTGAAATGTGTAAAGCATCTACTGTGGGAACAAGTAATATTCTTCGCCTATTTGGGCAAAACCTAAACTATATCTTTACACCATGATGACAGTGATACTTCACGGTCATTCCCGTTCTGAATGGTTCAGACTCCTCAGAAATGGAATGAGGGCTAAGGTTTGTAATATGCAGGGAATGGTGCTCTAGAAGTTATGCTCAACAGAGCTCCAGATATGCTATTGATGTGAGCAGTTGAGGTGCATCTTTGTATCACACCTTTTTCTTGTCCCGGAAGCAAAGAATAATAAGCACATCCAACAGAAAAGAGATATAATAACTCTTCACTGTGCCTTTGCGCAACGGTTCGGCTGGATGTACCATGCAACAACTTGACAAACCCATGGAAGCTTAGCTTCCCATGCATCAGCATGTCTTATCCAGTCATTGAGAATAGCATGGACCGGGATGGAGGGGTCAAGCCCAAGTTCCTGAAACAACAATTTGTGAAAAGCTAGCTTCCATTCCAAAAAACACTGCAAATTGCAAATGTTTGTTAGAAAGTTAACAAGCAACTTACATTACTTGTCTCGGTTGGCTTGTCAATTCCAGCAGGATATAAATTTACTAGTTACAGCCAACAAATTCAATTGAGTCCTGCTAAAATGCTTGTGATAAGAGCTATAAGGAAAATTGAAAGGATGGACATTAATTAAGCAAACTAAAAGAGACTGCATAGAGAAGGGGGCTAAGGCATTGTGATGGTGGTGGAGGTTGGAGGAGGTAAGGGGGAGAGAGTAGAAGAAgaattgatgggtttttttactGGGGTTTGGGTGGAAGTGAGGGTGGGACTTCTTGGTGGGAGTGGAAAGGTAGTAGTAGGAAAGCTAGAGCGAGCGAGCGAGCGAGTTGTACAGTCTTCTTGGTGGGGCTAAGGCATTGTCATGGTGGTGGATTGAATCAGAAAACTTGGGAAACACTATTGGAACGCCATCGAATATACTTTAGTTCTATTTATAGAGAAGATGCATTGTAATCCAGTCTATATTTTAAATCTcaaaatttatcattatttaactCCTTTTGCTTcctttctattattatttagataacatttatgtttttgatgatctaattaatgaaattaatattgAGAAATGTTATTTTCGAATTGAATTCAACTTATTAGTTATAAAGCTATTTGTTGAGTTCcatcaattaatattattaaatgacttatactaaattaaattaaaattttgtcaggtcaattattttatttttgtggttggAAATCTTCAATTATTAAGCAATTTGAGAATTGTATCtagttgacttaaaaaaaaagacatcgaATTAAAAGGATAAATAGAATGATAGGTGGGGCAAAACACTAAAAGATCTGTCCGGCCACCATGAGTGATCAAGCAAGGAACAATCAACATCCATTTAATAATCACCATGTAAAGTGCTATACATGGTAGCCAAAAATGTGATGCAGAATGCAATCCATGCATCATAGAAGCTAAATGCACAGTCTGGGGTTTCCCCACAAGGCTACACTTTATTATCTTCTCTGCATGCAATGCAGTGACCAATTCACCATATCGGACAAGTTGAACATCTAGCTCTGAACTGTTTACTACTGTATTACAGACTTTGATTTAGTTCATGTATTCACTGATTGGACAACAGAATCATGTGAACGCTACTCAAAATCTAATATGGAAAAATAAAGACTATTCGCTCTTCAACCTGACAATGGCAATTGAGACTATTCGCTCTTCAACCTGTGAAGGGGGAAACTGATCTCACCACTCTCGGTCACCCTACAAGGCCATGATTTGTACGGTACAAAATGTAATTGGATTATTCAGCTCTAAAGCACAGTCCACAAAAATTAGCATTATATAAGATGCTCAACTAGTCACTATAGATCGttactggaaaaaaaacaagaaaactagtCACTATAGATCCATATAAAGCCATGTTGCTACTGCCTGCATAAACACCGACCACATCCCAGAGTACTTAACTACAACATGCATATCTACAGCACATTCCAGTTGCCAATTGATTGAAAATCTGGATCAAGCCATCCATCTTTAGCTCTTCAAGGTATCAAGATAGAAGAAAgatttttctgcatttcttgaaaaccaaagaaagtTGTCGCCCATGCTGCTCAAGTAACCAACATTAGTAATGTTGTCGATGATCACACTAGTATTCTATCAAAAGTCTTTGTAGATGATCTtcgtttaaatttttaaccaagACAGACATTCGGATCTTCTTCATCAGAATCAAATTCCACCTGCAAGAAATCAAAAGCATAAATACGCTGGCTGTACATGAATCAACATAAGAAGGAAAAGTCCTTGTTATTTGAATTGTCTGATGATGCAATTTTTATGAAGAGACTCAAAATTTCTACACCAACATACATGATGCAGAAGCAGAAACCAATAATCATTACCGTGGCAATGAAATGTCAAAGTGTTTCATCAAAAAAAGGATACTCACATTTTCATCTCTAAACCATCTTCCATGGCAATCACGCTTCCAACCCGCTTCAGTGAACTTCAGCTCCCTCTCTCGCCGCTCCCTAAAATCCAAGTGCTGTTGCACAAGCATCTTCTCAGATGCTATTACTTCCGGACATGAGCTGTTTTCGCAGATTTTGGTCACCACATTCATAATATTTACATATCCCACGCTCAATTTCAGATCACAGTTTTGATTTTTGGAACTCAACTGGGTAGTTCCTTTGCCAAGTATCTCGGTAGCTGCCTTCTTTGTCTGTTCAATCAATGGCTTACTCACTAACATGGTATTTTTGTTCGAAGCACTTGGATTAGCAGGCCTAACATCAGATTCTGATAACGCTAATCTTTTATTGATCTCACTTTGTCTCATCAATTCTTTTTCCTTCAGCTTGGACTCCGCAGCAATATGTCGGGATCCCTTACAATGcatctaacaaaataaaacacatttgAACAATCTTATTTAAACTGTCTTTTAGTTCCACTCGTGTCTTCTAGGTATATACATCTACCTTTCaaagatatatttatctttCAAGTCCCTTAGATATCCTAGAATAgcataaatatatatgtttaggAGTATTATATTTAAGTCCAAGTTCGTTAGGGATTCCTCTCTTAGAAGAGtaatatattatatgaaaaagatTTGTTTTCACCATGCTTCCCTTCCTACCTTCTCCcctatttatttctaaaatgacATCAAAGCTAGTTTGATCCGGTGAAAGTGGATGGACATGTGACTttcagaggaaaaaaaaatagagatgcaAGATAATAATACACAA includes:
- the LOC133679444 gene encoding pentatricopeptide repeat-containing protein At5g39710, with the translated sequence MSLPRLQIYRSLSTLSSPTDALLAEKALTLLKRYPYHLNSISSQITPALASYLLLQTQNDRTLTLKFINFAKPHQFFNPHCKCIALHILTKFKLYKTAQNLAQDLAENSVDEKGNYFFQCLKDTYFMCNSSSAVFDLVVKSCSYLNFIEKALNIVDLAKLNGFMPGVLSYNAILDSIVRCRKPVRFAEKVYREMIASGVSLNVFSYNILIRGFYAAGNLEMGLRFFEEMERNGCLPNVVTYNTVIGAYCKLKRIDEAFKLLRSMGLEGLEPNLLTYNMVINGLCRVGRIEETSGVLAEMDRKGFAPDGVTYNTLVNGYCKVGNFHQALVLHSEMLRNGLSPDVVTYTSLINTMCKAGNLNRAMEFFDQMHVRGLRPNGVTYTSLINGFSQKGFMDEACRIWDEMIRSGFPPTIVTYNALLNGHCVLGRMEEAIGLLRGMEGKGLSPDVVSYSTIIAGFCRYQELDRAFQMNAEMVEKGVSPDAITYSSLIQGLCEQRRLNEACDLFQEMLNKSLLPDEFTYTSLINGYCKEGDLNEALNLHDEMIKKGFLPDAVTYNVLINGLNKQARTREAKRLLLKLFYDESIPNGITYDTLIESCSDIEFKSVVALIKGFCMKGLMNEADQVFESMIKRNQKPNEAVYNVIIHGHCRDGNVHKAHKLYKEMVDFGFIPHTVTTIALVKALYSEGMDKQLNLVIREILRSCKLSDAELSKALVQINHKEGNIDAVFNLLAEMAKDGFLPSGAARANAGQ
- the LOC133679592 gene encoding uncharacterized protein LOC133679592 gives rise to the protein MSVFGGDSWAREAQYRKRRVDDLVIDGLDGSSHKKLSSGKYACLVCPHNPVLESPLALSMHCKGSRHIAAESKLKEKELMRQSEINKRLALSESDVRPANPSASNKNTMLVSKPLIEQTKKAATEILGKGTTQLSSKNQNCDLKLSVGYVNIMNVVTKICENSSCPEVIASEKMLVQQHLDFRERRERELKFTEAGWKRDCHGRWFRDENVEFDSDEEDPNVCLG